A DNA window from Parabacteroides johnsonii DSM 18315 contains the following coding sequences:
- a CDS encoding TonB-dependent receptor, with translation MKTIYNIKALCVVALLGSAATVSAQEDKTKEKDLNREMTLEREYDPTVQDASKVNTLPVIKEPVVKKMPIDYATFTVPADPEKEISLLPSGNIMTDIQYNKRRGYFNFGGGTYLNLNGDVGYHILSTDKDKLNIWFSHRSTNGKVKYIDTDFDKVKAKLNDNLGGLNFKHAFEKLSLDMGIKYGYSAFNYYGLPVYSPESSVALVPENFDRETNQVNQAIQAKIGVESKEDAPVGYLLDLGYTNFSHKYALSKEQDGPTEHTFDVKFDLNARFGGEQRIGLGGNVEYFNYSLPTMGGQEYLEFENHAEATLSPYYKVSGDNWNLKLGANIMFVTGDNSKFMASPNITADVEVADKTQLYLVAGGKLYSNSMYEISQVNRYINPTMELLPSRNYLDGMIGIRSGIAPGFWFDVFGGYKITNDEVFFVPSLLPPSLQGDIFANTSVAMQANAKHAFGGVNLKYSYQQLFDINLKGVYNSWNVNDIEDAYGKPEMELTAGVTVHPINQVTASLDYYLATGRKTFLGKPEGEKMKNINELNLTGTYTLNDTFGLYLKLNNVLFQKYELYYGYPMQSFSAMIGVNINF, from the coding sequence ATGAAGACAATATACAACATCAAAGCATTGTGTGTGGTGGCCCTGTTAGGGAGCGCAGCAACCGTCAGTGCACAAGAAGACAAAACGAAGGAAAAAGACCTGAACCGGGAAATGACGCTGGAACGCGAATATGACCCGACCGTACAGGACGCCAGCAAAGTAAACACACTGCCGGTCATCAAAGAGCCGGTTGTCAAGAAGATGCCGATCGATTACGCAACTTTCACCGTCCCGGCCGATCCTGAGAAGGAAATCAGCCTGTTACCTTCAGGCAATATCATGACGGATATCCAGTATAATAAACGACGCGGTTATTTCAATTTCGGCGGAGGCACGTATCTGAACCTGAACGGCGACGTGGGCTACCATATCCTGAGCACAGACAAGGATAAGCTAAATATTTGGTTCTCTCATCGTTCAACGAACGGGAAGGTGAAATATATCGATACGGATTTTGACAAGGTTAAAGCTAAATTGAATGATAATTTAGGTGGCCTCAACTTTAAACACGCATTTGAAAAACTGTCGCTGGACATGGGGATCAAATACGGATATTCCGCATTCAATTACTACGGTTTACCGGTTTACAGCCCCGAATCGTCAGTTGCATTAGTTCCGGAAAATTTCGACCGTGAAACCAATCAGGTAAACCAGGCTATCCAAGCAAAGATCGGAGTCGAATCAAAAGAAGACGCTCCTGTCGGCTATCTGTTAGATCTCGGATATACCAACTTCTCCCATAAATATGCGTTAAGCAAGGAACAAGACGGACCGACAGAACATACGTTCGACGTAAAGTTCGATTTGAACGCCCGTTTCGGCGGTGAACAGCGCATCGGATTAGGGGGTAACGTAGAATACTTCAATTACAGCCTGCCAACAATGGGCGGACAGGAATATTTGGAATTTGAAAACCATGCCGAAGCTACTCTTTCACCTTATTACAAGGTGTCGGGAGACAATTGGAATTTGAAGTTAGGTGCAAACATCATGTTTGTAACCGGTGACAACAGTAAATTTATGGCTTCCCCCAATATTACGGCCGACGTGGAAGTTGCCGATAAGACACAGCTCTACCTGGTTGCCGGCGGCAAACTCTACTCAAACAGCATGTACGAAATTTCACAGGTCAATCGCTACATCAACCCAACGATGGAACTGCTTCCTTCCCGTAACTATCTGGATGGAATGATCGGTATCAGAAGTGGTATAGCTCCCGGTTTCTGGTTCGATGTATTCGGAGGTTATAAGATCACGAACGACGAAGTTTTCTTCGTTCCGTCGCTTCTTCCCCCAAGTCTGCAAGGCGATATTTTTGCCAATACCAGCGTAGCGATGCAAGCAAATGCGAAACATGCGTTCGGCGGTGTCAATCTGAAATATAGCTACCAGCAATTATTCGATATCAACCTGAAAGGTGTTTACAATAGTTGGAACGTCAACGATATCGAAGATGCTTACGGCAAACCCGAAATGGAATTGACAGCCGGTGTCACCGTCCATCCGATCAACCAGGTAACTGCTTCTTTGGATTATTATTTAGCAACTGGCCGCAAGACGTTCTTAGGAAAACCGGAAGGTGAAAAGATGAAAAACATCAATGAACTCAACCTGACCGGAACTTACACCCTGAACGACACTTTCGGGCTGTATCTGAAACTGAACAACGTCCTGTTCCAGAAATACGAACTCTATTACGGCTATCCGATGCAGAGTTTCAGCGCAATGATCGGTGTGAACATCAATTTCTGA
- a CDS encoding tetratricopeptide repeat protein — translation MKRILIPLCIVVGSHVAYGQRSYQFDAPDRLFVEGKELFSLKNYAGCIDKLEAYKQHSTDADLIQEADYMLVYAAYEQGRPNADELLKDYLEEYPASRHSDEIGYMIGSVHFERGEYEKAIFWFNEADIDMLSPEQQEAYSFRLAYSLLQTGEMEKARGYFARIEQIGDKYKEASTYYVAYIDYAMGNYNNALIEFSRLKESPKYREQSQYYIAQIYFIQSKYEKVVKEGEELLSLYPGSKNNSEMFRIVGDSYYHLGDQGKAIQMLSKYVSSTENPLRSDLYILGVCYFNKGNYSSAVNALSRTVRQNDELTQNAYLYLGQSYLKLGDKNNARMAFEAAATSSFDKQIKEVAMYNYALLIHETAFTGFGESVTIFEDFLNDFPNSQYADKVNDYLVEVYLTTKNYEAALKSINKIKHPSTKILEAKQDILFQLGTQAFANVKLNDAVSLFSRAIQLGSYNMEARNDAYFWRGESYYRMGEYENAISDYRTYLNNTRQRNTDMYALAYYNLGYSYFKLRDYSAALNRFRQYVDLESNQQAASLADAYNRIGDCLYQNRQFSLAEENYSRAAQLSPSAGDYSIYQKGFLLGLQKDYRGKISAMDRLISEYPESQYVDDALFEKGRSYVLLENSSSAAQAFEKLIREFPQSSLARKAGIQLGLLYYNDNQPEKALTAYKQVISNYPGSEEAKIALQDLKSVYIDLNDINAYASYVNSIGGNIRLEVGEQDSLTYIAAEKLFMRGDNDGARRSLVNYLQTFPEGAFSSNANFYLGSIAFAKKEFDEAVQRFKSVIASGDTKFLEESVARTAEIEYLGNDYPAALESFKRLQIVAENPENKQAARLGIMRCALQTGQQKDALLAADELLKEPKLSPELEAEARYVRAKAYIDQKQANKALADLKELSKDTRTVHGAEAKYLLAQLYYDTNDDKNAEKVLMNFIENGTPHQYWLARGFILLADIYIRQGDDFQARQYLTSLQNNYKGDDDIAGMIENRLGKLKN, via the coding sequence ATGAAAAGAATACTTATTCCACTGTGCATAGTGGTGGGAAGTCATGTCGCATACGGGCAGCGGTCGTACCAGTTTGATGCACCGGATCGCCTATTTGTAGAAGGAAAAGAGTTGTTCAGTTTAAAAAATTATGCCGGTTGCATTGACAAGCTGGAAGCTTATAAGCAGCATTCCACCGATGCCGACCTGATCCAAGAGGCAGACTATATGCTAGTCTATGCCGCTTATGAACAGGGGCGCCCCAATGCTGACGAATTGTTAAAGGATTATCTGGAAGAATATCCGGCTTCCCGTCATAGCGACGAGATCGGTTACATGATCGGTTCCGTGCATTTCGAACGCGGAGAATATGAGAAAGCTATTTTCTGGTTCAACGAAGCCGATATCGACATGTTGAGTCCTGAACAGCAGGAAGCTTATTCTTTCCGCCTGGCTTATTCGCTGTTGCAGACCGGCGAGATGGAAAAGGCACGTGGCTATTTCGCCCGGATCGAACAGATCGGAGACAAATACAAGGAAGCTTCGACCTATTATGTCGCCTACATCGACTACGCGATGGGAAATTACAACAATGCCCTGATCGAGTTCTCCCGTCTGAAAGAAAGTCCGAAATATCGTGAGCAGTCACAATATTATATCGCACAGATTTATTTTATTCAGAGTAAATACGAAAAGGTGGTGAAAGAAGGTGAAGAACTTCTCTCCCTCTACCCCGGCAGCAAAAACAACAGCGAGATGTTCCGGATTGTCGGTGATTCATATTACCACTTAGGCGACCAGGGGAAAGCAATCCAGATGTTGAGCAAGTATGTTTCATCTACGGAGAACCCGCTCCGCAGCGATCTGTACATTTTAGGTGTATGCTACTTCAATAAAGGAAATTATAGCAGTGCAGTCAACGCCTTGAGCCGGACCGTACGCCAGAACGACGAGTTGACGCAGAACGCCTATCTCTATCTTGGACAGTCTTATCTGAAGTTAGGTGACAAAAACAATGCCCGTATGGCATTCGAGGCAGCTGCCACCTCTTCATTCGACAAACAGATAAAAGAGGTAGCCATGTACAACTACGCATTGCTGATCCACGAAACAGCATTTACAGGGTTCGGCGAATCGGTGACAATCTTCGAAGACTTCCTGAACGATTTCCCGAATTCGCAATATGCAGACAAGGTGAATGACTATCTGGTCGAGGTCTACCTGACAACCAAGAATTACGAAGCCGCTTTGAAATCGATCAATAAGATCAAACATCCGAGCACCAAGATATTGGAAGCCAAACAGGACATTCTTTTCCAACTCGGCACACAGGCTTTCGCCAATGTCAAATTGAATGACGCCGTCAGCTTGTTCAGCCGGGCAATCCAGCTCGGCTCCTATAATATGGAAGCCCGCAACGACGCCTATTTCTGGCGCGGCGAATCCTATTACCGCATGGGAGAATATGAAAACGCGATATCGGACTACCGCACATATCTGAACAATACGCGCCAGCGCAATACGGATATGTATGCCCTGGCTTACTATAACTTAGGTTACAGCTATTTCAAACTACGGGATTACAGTGCAGCCCTGAACCGCTTCCGCCAATATGTCGACCTGGAGAGTAACCAGCAGGCCGCATCTCTGGCAGACGCTTATAACCGTATCGGTGACTGCCTGTATCAGAACCGTCAGTTCAGTCTGGCTGAAGAAAACTATTCACGCGCAGCCCAGTTGTCTCCTTCCGCAGGCGATTATTCGATCTACCAAAAGGGATTCCTATTAGGATTACAGAAAGATTATAGAGGCAAGATCAGCGCAATGGACCGACTGATCAGCGAATATCCGGAGTCGCAGTATGTAGACGATGCGCTGTTCGAGAAAGGACGCTCCTATGTATTGCTCGAAAACAGTTCTTCTGCCGCACAAGCGTTCGAAAAGCTGATCCGCGAATTTCCCCAAAGTAGTTTGGCACGCAAAGCCGGTATCCAACTCGGTCTGCTTTACTACAACGACAATCAGCCGGAAAAGGCGCTCACAGCCTACAAGCAGGTCATCAGCAACTACCCGGGTAGCGAAGAGGCCAAAATCGCTTTGCAGGATTTGAAGTCCGTCTATATCGACCTCAACGATATCAATGCTTATGCCAGCTATGTAAACTCCATAGGAGGCAATATCCGCCTGGAAGTAGGCGAACAGGATTCACTGACTTACATCGCTGCCGAAAAACTTTTCATGCGCGGTGACAACGACGGTGCTCGCCGCAGTCTGGTGAATTACCTGCAAACATTCCCTGAAGGGGCTTTCAGTTCGAATGCCAACTTTTATTTAGGCAGCATAGCTTTCGCCAAGAAAGAGTTCGACGAAGCCGTCCAGCGGTTCAAATCGGTCATTGCCAGCGGTGACACCAAGTTCCTTGAAGAGTCGGTTGCCCGCACAGCTGAAATCGAATATCTGGGCAATGATTATCCGGCAGCCTTGGAAAGCTTCAAACGCTTGCAGATCGTAGCCGAGAATCCGGAGAACAAACAGGCTGCCCGTTTAGGTATCATGCGCTGCGCTTTGCAGACCGGACAGCAGAAAGACGCACTTCTGGCCGCAGACGAGCTGCTGAAAGAGCCGAAGCTATCTCCCGAACTGGAAGCCGAAGCCCGTTATGTGCGTGCTAAAGCCTATATCGACCAGAAACAGGCAAACAAAGCGCTTGCCGACCTAAAAGAATTGAGCAAAGACACCCGTACGGTACACGGTGCGGAAGCCAAATATCTGTTGGCCCAATTATATTATGACACCAACGATGACAAGAATGCCGAAAAGGTGCTGATGAACTTCATCGAGAACGGTACGCCTCACCAATACTGGCTGGCTCGCGGATTCATCCTGCTAGCCGACATCTATATCCGCCAGGGTGACGACTTCCAGGCTCGTCAATATCTCACCAGCCTGCAAAACAATTATAAAGGTGATGACGATATCGCCGGTATGATAGAAAATAGATTGGGTAAACTTAAGAACTAA
- a CDS encoding NUDIX domain-containing protein, which produces MHPLHQFEYCPKCGTKAFVERNEKAKQCTACGFIYYFNPSSAVACFIRNSKGELLLVRRAKEPAKGTLDLPGGFVDMHESAEEAAQREVKEETGLDITGCRYLFSIPNLYPYCGFEVHTVDMFFECLTESFDRAKAEDDAAEIIILPTNQLNPDDFGLQSIKKAVDRYIK; this is translated from the coding sequence ATGCATCCTTTACATCAATTTGAATATTGTCCGAAATGCGGAACCAAGGCTTTTGTGGAACGCAACGAGAAAGCCAAACAATGCACGGCCTGCGGGTTCATCTATTATTTCAATCCTTCCTCGGCCGTTGCCTGTTTTATCCGTAACTCCAAAGGAGAATTGCTACTGGTACGCCGAGCCAAAGAACCTGCCAAAGGGACGCTCGATCTGCCGGGTGGTTTTGTTGACATGCATGAATCGGCTGAAGAAGCAGCCCAGCGAGAAGTGAAAGAAGAAACAGGCCTCGACATCACCGGTTGCCGCTATCTTTTTTCCATCCCCAATCTTTATCCTTATTGCGGCTTTGAGGTGCATACGGTCGATATGTTTTTCGAATGCCTCACCGAATCCTTCGACAGAGCAAAGGCTGAAGACGATGCAGCCGAGATCATTATTCTGCCAACCAACCAATTGAATCCGGACGATTTCGGATTGCAATCTATCAAAAAAGCAGTAGACCGCTATATAAAGTAA